In Tiliqua scincoides isolate rTilSci1 chromosome 1, rTilSci1.hap2, whole genome shotgun sequence, the following are encoded in one genomic region:
- the C1H15orf62 gene encoding uncharacterized protein C15orf62 homolog, mitochondrial, translated as MDTWRRGSFRSSGFFKRLSFRRHKKTGSQVMVLNQNSNTIDTTGQYGKREHSRDLKGKSDYLTYQSEDNLVTKPQAPPKPPRLYLDSASCPNITVHRDSPSTHLSFPSTACLSHKATQTHPDLFCPSMDWCSSETACQYSKPLLDPSDPFFAFNLDLGPSLFEDVLQALKKQNLFLN; from the coding sequence ATGGATACTTGGCGGAGAGGATCATTCAGGTCCTCGGGTTTCTTCAAGCGCCTCTCATTTAGGAGGCATAAAAAGACTGGCAGTCAAGTCATGGTCTTGAATCAGAACAGCAACACAATAGACACCACTGGACAATATGGCAAGAGAGAGCACTCCAGAGACCTGAAAGGGAAGTCAGACTACCTGACATACCAGAGTGAGGACAACCTGGTCACCAAGCCACAGGCACCTCCCAAGCCACCTCGGCTGTACCTGGACAGTGCCAGCTGCCCCAACATAACAGTCCACAGAGACTCTCCTTCAACACACCTCTCTTTCCCAAGCACTGCATGCCTCTCTCATAAAGCTACTCAAACACACCCAGACCTTTTTTGCCCAAGCATGGACTGGTGCTCCTCTGAAACAGCCTGCCAGTATAGCAAGCCTCTTCTGGATCCATCAGACCCTTTCTTCGCCTTCAATCTGGACTTGGGGCCCTCACTCTTTGAGGATGTTCTGCAGGCACTCAAAAAgcagaatttatttttaaattaa